Genomic DNA from Niabella ginsenosidivorans:
TGACATCCATCCCGGCATAAGGCTCATCAGAACAGTATAGTTCTGAGCAAACTGAACACCTTTATAAATCAAAAAAAGGCCAAGACCTATCCGCACAATATCCATCCACTTGGGATGGTGCGTTTCGCCCCAGAATCCGATACGATGTAAAACTGTCATAACGAAACGTTTTTAGATGAAAAAATGAAAGAAAAGAACTTTGGTAAAGTTACAATATACAACAGGCCAAATACAAATTTTTTAAGTGCCAGTAAATCATTGTTTTGAAATTAAATAACCGGCCATTTTATTACTACAGACAGAAAAATCGTGCCGTACAGGGGCCCTCAGGCCTCCATTAATCAGTAACCCGGAAAACAGAAGACACAGGGTAATGATCTGAAGTATTATTTGTTGTATAACGGGGCACTATAAGCTGCACATCGGTTCTTATCTGAACAGAGTTGCTCATATACCATTGCTTCATATTACCGGTAACAATCTGCTGATCAATAACGGAATTGGGATACCCAATAGTAGACTGGTGCCCCGGACTGTTAAGCGGTAAGGTTACCGGTAAATAGCTTAAGGTATCATCCGTAAAGTTTTTATAAGGTGATATCCTGCCTTCCAGGATGCTGTTATTAAAATGGTCATTATAATCGCCAAGTATCATACCATCCTGATCACTCCAGTAATGATCCAGGCTATCTTTCAGTTCTGCTGAACCATCAAGCCGGTGCGTGTAAGCTTCAACCGTTGTTCCGGATTTTGCGTGCAGCAGAATAAGGTATACCCGTTTCCTTGTGCCGTTAACAACGGCATCCGCCATAAATAAAAAAGGGAACCGGCCATTTGCAAAACTTACCGCGGCTGTAGCGCTCACCGCCATAAAGGGCCGTGCGCTTACATTCCTGAAAATATTCCGGTTATAAACAATCGCAAGCTTCTGATCAATTTTTGGGTAAGGGCTTATCAGGTACCTGAACTCATTTCCCAGGTATTGCCGGATCATATTGCCAAAGCGGGCCGTGTCCACCACTTCACACAAACCATACAAATCTGCTTTCAGGTAGTTCAGGATCAGCCCGGCATTTGCAGCCTGTTCATTAAGGTCTCCTTTAAAGGCCGAAGCATCTCCAAACCATTCCATATTCCAGTTTACGATGGTAAGGTTTTTATTATAGTTCTTTAATTGTGTGGTATCTTCAGGAGAAGGGTTGCCCGGAACGGTTTCTTTTTTACAGGCCCACAAGCTGGTTAACAGCAATAAGGTGTATGCAGTGTATTTCATATAGTATTTTTCTACTCAAATTTAAACAATTCTTTCGGGAGTCTGTTTTAAAAAATAAACAAATGCTGATCCGGATACTCGTTTTAGCCCTGCTGTTCTATCTGCCCTTTAAGGCTTATTGCCAGACACGTTATGAGCAAACCGGCTGGGCAGCCTGGTTTAATAACACAAAACTAAATGCCAAATGGGGATTGTATTTTGATGTACAGATGCGTACTTACGATAACTGGACCCGGATACGCAATCTGTTGCTGAGACCGGGGATCAACTATTACATCAGGCCCAACCAAACAGCCACAGCAGGGTATCTGTATACACCCACTTTTCCTGCTCCAACAGCAGCTAACGGCAAAACGCTGACAGAGCACCGCATCTGGGAGCAGTATACGATCAGCCATCCTGTGCGGAACGGCTCCCTGAGCCATCGTTTCCGGCTGGAGCAACGCTTCATAGGGCGTACCAACGAAACACTCTTTGCGCAGCGCTTCCGTTATTTTTTCCGCGATATACAGCCATTGATACCAACTCCCAATGGTTTTAAAAAGGGCCCCTTCATTGCCTTACAAAATGAACTCTTTTTTAATATCCAGAATAAAATTAAGGTCAATGGATCCGTCTTTGATCAGAACCGTGCATATATAGCCGCCGGATTCCGTGCCAGTTCCAAACTGGATATAGAAGCTGGTTACCTGAACCAAATGATCAAAGGAGCTGACAATAACACAATGAACAATATTATACAGATAGCAGTCTACACGCGGTTTTAAGCTCTCGCACCAAACAGCAGGCTTCCTACCCGCACCATAGTGCTGCCCTGTTCAAGTGCCAGCTCATAATCGCCGCTCATGCCCATTGACAGGATCCGGAAACAGGGATTTTCAGTTTGAAGCCGGATAAAGAGCCTGCTCAAATATTCAAACTCCCGTTGAACCAGAGCCGTATCATCCGTAAAAGAGGCCATACCCATCAGGCCGCAAATATTTATATGCTGTAATGCCTGCAACTGCCTGTATTTACCAATTGTATTCATCAGCTCAAAAACCTCTTCCTTATCAAATCCGAACTTGGTCGTTTCCTTTGCTATATGAACCTGTAACAGGCAATTGATGATCCGGTGATGTTTGGCTGCCTGCTTATCAATCTCGGTCAGCAGCTTAAAGCTATCCACCCCGTGGATCAGATGTACAAAAGGGGCTATATATTTTACTTTATTGGACTGCAGGTGTCCGATAAAATGCCAGTGGATATCTTTTGGTAAAACGGCCTCCTTCTCTACCAGCTCCTGTACATAATTCTCTCCAAAAGCACGCTGGCCCAGGTCATACAGCATTTGAATATCACTTGCAGGTTTTGTTTTGGAAACGGCAACCAATGTAGCATGTGCAGCAGCCGTTTTTTCCAGTATTGCTTTATAATTCTTTTCATTTACAGACATGCCGTAAAAATACAACAGATTCTGCTAACAGATTACTGCGGCTGTTTCCCAGTGGCATACTGGAATACATTGTAGGGCAACGATACACCTTTTGCTATAAGCACAATAACCCCGTGGCCGGGCACTTCAAAAGATTGTACGGCCTGCCGGGTTATTGCTATATCTTTTTGCTCCCATATATTATGCAGGGTATAGCCTTTTTTACTATCGATGCTTAAATCATCCATGTTAAAAGAAATATTCTTTTTTGTTGCAGACCGGTTCAGGAGCGCTATTGCAATTTCACCGCTCATCGTATGCTTCAGCGGTCTTGCCCATACTTCCTGGTCACCATAATCAGCCAGGCGTCTTGCCTGGTATACCAGGGGATCCTGGTTAATGGCGATCATTTCCCTGTTGGTAAGGATTGAGCGGGTTTCTTTGCTCATACGGGTAAGATCGTTGCCTGCCAGCAACGGGGAGTTGAGCATACACCACATAGAAAAGTGAGCTTTATCTTCTTCAAAGCTCATCCCTCTTCCTACCTGCAGCATATCCATGTCATTTACGTGCCCGGGGCCGGAGTACGGCCACAGATCTGCATTCAGGTCAATGATCTTCAGGATCGATTCAAACGAGGCGCTGATATCTGCCGAAACGCGCCATGAGTTAGCAATATGCACCACCCATTTGCCTGGGAATTTCCAACGACATACATTATACAGGGCTCCGGGTTTTATTTCCTGTATGAGCCGCCCGATTTCAGTATACCGCGTCTGTTCATCCAGCCCCAGCCAGTCGCCCCCGCACCAGTCTACTTTTATAAAATCAAATCCCCATTCCTTTAAGAGCCGGTGCAGATCCGCTTTTTCATGGCCATATAAACCCATGCCAATACTTATGCTGTCATGATCCCAGTAAGAACCGCAGGTATTGATCCCCGCATCACTGTAAATACCGGCACTTAGCCCCTTTGAATGAATATAACGTGCTATAGCAGCCATACCGGCAGGAAATCGTTTACTGTTAAACAATAAATTCCCATCTTTATCCCTGCCGCCAAAAAAACCGTCATCAATATTTATAAACCGGTAACCGGCAGCCTTCATGCCACTGGCAACCAACGCATCAGCCTGCGCTTTAATGATCTTTTCACTAATCCCCACATGAAACTGGTTCCAACTGGACCACCCCATCATGGGCGTATGAGCACCCTGTTGCTCAGTTAGGTCATTGCCCTGTGCGCCTGCATTCATAAAGGCTGACAGCAGCAGCCAGAGAATAACCAGTTGTTTCATACTGTAAAATCTTAAAAACATATAATAACAAAGTTCTGTATTACCCCTTCGCTATGGCAACCTCTTTATATTTTATTGCTTTATTTTGAGCAACAGACCAGGGCTGGATCAATACTTTTTAATATCATTCTTATGACAGATCCACTTTTATATCCCAAAATCATTGCAGAATCCCCCTGCTGATCACAATCCGCTGCACTTCGCTGGTACCTTCATAGATCTGGGTAACCTTTGCATCGCGCATCAAACGCTCTACATGATATTCCTTTACAAACCCATAGCCTCCATGCACCTGAACGGCTTCAATAGCAGCCCACATAGCCGTTTCCGAAGCATACAGTTTTGCCATAGAAGAGCTGATGCTGTAGTCCTGGTGATTGTCCTTTTCCCATGCTGCCTTTAAGCAAAGCAGCCGCGCGGCTTCAATTTTCAATG
This window encodes:
- a CDS encoding exonuclease/endonuclease/phosphatase family protein yields the protein MKYTAYTLLLLTSLWACKKETVPGNPSPEDTTQLKNYNKNLTIVNWNMEWFGDASAFKGDLNEQAANAGLILNYLKADLYGLCEVVDTARFGNMIRQYLGNEFRYLISPYPKIDQKLAIVYNRNIFRNVSARPFMAVSATAAVSFANGRFPFLFMADAVVNGTRKRVYLILLHAKSGTTVEAYTHRLDGSAELKDSLDHYWSDQDGMILGDYNDHFNNSILEGRISPYKNFTDDTLSYLPVTLPLNSPGHQSTIGYPNSVIDQQIVTGNMKQWYMSNSVQIRTDVQLIVPRYTTNNTSDHYPVSSVFRVTD
- a CDS encoding DUF2490 domain-containing protein, which gives rise to MLIRILVLALLFYLPFKAYCQTRYEQTGWAAWFNNTKLNAKWGLYFDVQMRTYDNWTRIRNLLLRPGINYYIRPNQTATAGYLYTPTFPAPTAANGKTLTEHRIWEQYTISHPVRNGSLSHRFRLEQRFIGRTNETLFAQRFRYFFRDIQPLIPTPNGFKKGPFIALQNELFFNIQNKIKVNGSVFDQNRAYIAAGFRASSKLDIEAGYLNQMIKGADNNTMNNIIQIAVYTRF
- a CDS encoding YggS family pyridoxal phosphate-dependent enzyme, with amino-acid sequence MSVNEKNYKAILEKTAAAHATLVAVSKTKPASDIQMLYDLGQRAFGENYVQELVEKEAVLPKDIHWHFIGHLQSNKVKYIAPFVHLIHGVDSFKLLTEIDKQAAKHHRIINCLLQVHIAKETTKFGFDKEEVFELMNTIGKYRQLQALQHINICGLMGMASFTDDTALVQREFEYLSRLFIRLQTENPCFRILSMGMSGDYELALEQGSTMVRVGSLLFGARA
- a CDS encoding glycoside hydrolase family 27 protein; translated protein: MKQLVILWLLLSAFMNAGAQGNDLTEQQGAHTPMMGWSSWNQFHVGISEKIIKAQADALVASGMKAAGYRFINIDDGFFGGRDKDGNLLFNSKRFPAGMAAIARYIHSKGLSAGIYSDAGINTCGSYWDHDSISIGMGLYGHEKADLHRLLKEWGFDFIKVDWCGGDWLGLDEQTRYTEIGRLIQEIKPGALYNVCRWKFPGKWVVHIANSWRVSADISASFESILKIIDLNADLWPYSGPGHVNDMDMLQVGRGMSFEEDKAHFSMWCMLNSPLLAGNDLTRMSKETRSILTNREMIAINQDPLVYQARRLADYGDQEVWARPLKHTMSGEIAIALLNRSATKKNISFNMDDLSIDSKKGYTLHNIWEQKDIAITRQAVQSFEVPGHGVIVLIAKGVSLPYNVFQYATGKQPQ